From the Candidatus Spechtbacterales bacterium genome, one window contains:
- the rpmG gene encoding 50S ribosomal protein L33: MSQDNLVRLKCAQCSTVNYHTRKNKKTNEEKIELKKFCNECRKHTKHAETKKKS; encoded by the coding sequence ATGAGTCAGGATAATTTAGTAAGATTAAAGTGCGCGCAGTGTTCAACTGTGAATTATCATACACGCAAGAACAAAAAAACGAATGAGGAAAAAATAGAACTCAAAAAGTTTTGTAATGAATGCAGAAAACACACAAAGCACGCAGAAACAAAAAAGAAAAGTTAA